Proteins found in one Plasmodium relictum strain SGS1 genome assembly, chromosome: 13 genomic segment:
- a CDS encoding mitochondrial ribosomal protein L16 precursor, putative gives MPPIIYKSPLPVRLKAPKGRIIPLNSPDIKIGKSLICACPKRIKGEKLVEMRQIIRKYLGKKKEYIVDVHATYSVTKKPDGTKMGQGKGLIDHFVARVPSGKTIFHIPTISPFNTLGFDDPVYKVLKKAAAKVAIPCVFRTQNNLFRVNNIKYISQKKVLNDQLKQFNDYKSKLFQKNIEKTT, from the coding sequence atgccacctataatttataaaagtcCCTTGCCTGTTCGATTAAAGGCACCAAAAGGGAGAATAATTCCATTAAATTCTCCTGATATTAAAATTGGGAAATCATTGATATGTGCTTGTCCAAAAAGAATAAAAGGAGAGAAATTAGTAGAAATGAGACAAATAATACGTAAATATTTAGGAAAGAAAAAAGAGTACATTGTTGATGTTCATGCTACTTATAGTGTAACAAAAAAACCAGATGGAACCAAAATGGGACAAGGAAAAGGACTAATTGATCATTTTGTTGCTAGAGTACCTTCTGGAAAAACTATATTTCATATTCCTACTATTAGTCCATTTAATACATTAGGCTTTGATGATCCAGTTTataaagttttaaaaaaagcaGCAGCTAAAGTTGCAATTCCTTGTGTATTTAGAAcacaaaataatttatttcgagtgaataatataaaatatatttctcaAAAAAAGGTTCTCAATGATCAATTAAAACAATTCAATGATTATAAATCAaagttatttcaaaaaaatattgaaaaaactACATAG
- the SOAP gene encoding secreted ookinete adhesive protein, putative, translated as MKKILIIFVPLFCAFAYSKGVRNVSTKSSIARPHDQSNVKNFSAVEIFSPKKTKKECIKCLPENFCECECSCKNKTGFSMKYRNASLGNIKRKSRNMPKKSARSRTCKDLPIKNDNSGTGPETEPETEPETEPETEPETGPETEPETGPETEPETEPETEPETNPETDPNSGDGATECFSSCHSSTGVQTEECSCSCFC; from the coding sequence atgaaaaaaattttaattatttttgttcCTCTCTTTTGCGCATTTGCCTATAGTAAAGGAGTAAGAAATGTCTCAACAAAAAGTTCAATTGCACGTCCTCATGATCAATctaatgtaaaaaatttttcagCTGTGGAAATTTTTTCAccaaaaaaaacaaaaaaggaATGTATAAAATGCCTACCAGAAAACTTTTGTGAATGTGAATGTAGCTGTAAAAACAAAACAGGTTTTTCAATGAAATATAGAAATGCTAGCTTAGGAAACATTAAGAGAAAAAGTAGAAATATGCCAAAAAAATCTGCTCGTTCAAGAACATGTAAGGATTTGCctattaaaaatgataactCAGGAACAGGACCAGAAACAGAACCAGAAACAGAACCAGAAACAGAACCAGAAACAGAACCAGAAACAGGACCAGAAACAGAACCAGAAACAGGACCAGAAACAGAACCAGAAACAGAACCAGAAACAGAACCAGAAACAAATCCTGAAACAGATCCAAATTCAGGGGATGGTGCAACAGAATGCTTTTCTTCATGTCATAGTAGCACGGGTGTTCAAACTGAGGAATGCAGCTGTTCttgtttttgttaa
- a CDS encoding cytochrome c, putative, producing MSEIRSEPQIEVPAGDYKKGAKIFKAKCAQCHTINKGGAVKQGPNLHGFYGRKSGESDFPFSDANKNSGIIWSDKHLFEYLLNPKLYIPGTKMVFAGIKKEKERADLVEYLKKASSE from the exons atgtcgGAAATAAGAAGTGAACCACAAATTGAAGTTCCTGCTGGCGATTATAAAAAAGGagcaaaaatttttaaagcaAAATGTGCTCAATGCCATACAATAAATAAAG GTGGAGCTGTTAAACAAGGCCCTAATCTACATGGATTTTATGGTCGAAAATCTGGAGAATCCGATTTTCCCTTTTCCGATGCTAATAAAAATTCAGGCATTATTTGGTCTGATAAACatttatttgaatatttaCTTAACCCTAAATTATACATTCCAGGAACGAAGATGGTTTTTGCAGgcataaaaaaggaaaaagaaagagCAGACTTAGTTGAATATCTCAAGAAGGCATCAtcagaataa
- the RPB4 gene encoding DNA-directed RNA polymerase II subunit RPB4, putative, giving the protein MKVLGKDELITKFETFIVIKKELEYAKNIDKHLYNNFCLKKDDVFRDIYEKYFMKLISDKILYKSIQKYIIDTCPHIIPRELNIKNYDNSSEVLSSISDKIVNFIKEIGIYNFDKKEKIQIVDINCEKFVDLYVILNYGEKKCEENKIEHILKLLRNVHITNSIQNEQ; this is encoded by the exons ATGAAAGTTTTAGGAAAAGATGAGCTTATAACGAAATTTGAAACTTtcatagtaataaaaaaggaattagAATATgctaaaaatatagataaacatttatataataacttttgcttaaaaaaagatgatgTATTTAGagatatttatgaaaaatattttatgaaattgATTTCTGACAAAATTTTGTACAAAAgtattcaaaaatatattattgatACGTGTCCACATATAATTCCAAgagaattaaatataaaaaattatgataattcTAGTGAAGTACTTAGTAGTATTTCTGATAAAattgttaattttattaaagaaataggtatttataattttgataaaaaagaaaaaattcaaattgTGGATATTAATTGTGAAAAATTTGTTGATCTCTATGTTATTTTGAACTATGGAGAAAAAAA atgtgaagaaaacaaaattgaacatattttaaaattattaagaaaTGTGCATATTACAAATTCAATTCAAAATGAGCAATAA
- the CPPED1 gene encoding serine/threonine protein phosphatase CPPED1, putative: MVLIKVQNNKAKNTNENSFFPFYFILYGDIQYGMIRSNKGWYEERALLKKAIEKTNKLKPPFVIAMGDLANAYPSNKEQNEQFNDLKEDFKLLDKSIDLYVFCGNHDVGNSPTCETVKGFEDVWGDCYYDFIYNNCGFIILNSPVLYDHANVESLRDNQLKWLEGTLNKMQSLNVKYKFIFMHHPLMYNNIDEDENIGLIYIDKIRLYTDKSHFHIKKETRLIIYELMKKYNVSHIFCAHLHFNKEDKIDSNIKQIVTSAVGMQVRNEKSGILIVQVNEKNVDYKYYPFDYVPNAIFI; the protein is encoded by the coding sequence atggttttaataaaagtacAAAACAATAAAGCAAAAAATACTAatgaaaattctttttttccattttattttattttatatggtGATATACAATATGGGATGATAAGATCAAATAAAGGATGGTATGAAGAAAGagctttattaaaaaaagcaatagaaaaaacaaacaaattaaaaccGCCATTTGTAATAGCAATGGGTGATTTAGCTAATGCATATCCTTCTAATAAAGAACAGAATGAGCAGTTTAATGATCTTAAAGAAGATTTTAAACTTTTAGACAAATCAATTgatttatatgtattttgCGGAAATCATGATGTTGGTAATTCACCAACTTGTGAAACTGTTAAAGGATTTGAAGATGTATGGGGAGATTGTTATtatgattttatttataataattgcGGTTTCATAATTTTGAATTCACCCGTTTTATATGACCATGCCAATGTTGAAAGTTTAAGAGATAATCAATTAAAATGGCTAGAAGgaacattaaataaaatgcaATCATTAAATGTAaagtataaatttattttcatgcATCATCCACTTATGTACAATAACAtagatgaagatgaaaacATTGGTTTAATTTATATTGATAAAATCCGATTGTATACAGATAAAAGccattttcatataaaaaaagaaacaagattaattatatatgagttaatgaaaaaatataacgtTAGTCATATTTTCTGTGCTCATTTGCATTTTAATAAAGAAGATAAAATTGATTCaaatataaaacaaatagTCACTTCTGCTGTTGGTATGCAAgtaagaaatgaaaaatcaGGAATTCTTATCGTTCAAGTTAACGAAAAAAATGTTGATTATAAATACTATCCTTTTGATTATGTTCCAAACGCAATATTTATTtga